Proteins found in one Luteimonas chenhongjianii genomic segment:
- a CDS encoding YicC/YloC family endoribonuclease, which produces MIRSMTAFAARERSTEWGTLACEVRAVNHRFLELGTRIPEEMRGVEPALRERVAAKVSRGKVDVGLRLRAAEGGGELQLNRALLTQLQGLAQELRDGFPELRAGLTDLLQFPGVLQSRGVDPAALQVEVLALLDEVLADFVEAREREGGKLVTAILERVDGVAAIAAEVRTLMPQIREGQRAKLQARLDDLPHPVEPGRMEQELVLWLQKLDVDEELDRLDSHVVEIRRVLTQREPVGRRLDFLLQEFNREANTLGSKSVDRRTSQAAIELKVLIDQIREQVQNIE; this is translated from the coding sequence ATGATCCGCAGCATGACCGCTTTCGCCGCCCGCGAACGCAGCACCGAGTGGGGCACGCTGGCATGCGAGGTGCGCGCGGTGAACCACCGTTTCCTCGAGCTCGGCACCCGGATACCCGAAGAGATGCGCGGCGTGGAACCGGCGCTGCGCGAGCGCGTCGCGGCCAAGGTGTCGCGGGGCAAGGTGGATGTCGGCCTGCGCCTGCGGGCTGCCGAGGGCGGCGGCGAGTTGCAGCTCAACCGGGCGCTGCTGACACAGCTGCAGGGCCTGGCCCAGGAGCTGCGGGACGGCTTTCCGGAGCTGCGCGCGGGCCTGACCGATCTGCTGCAGTTCCCCGGCGTACTGCAGTCGCGCGGCGTGGATCCGGCCGCCCTTCAGGTCGAGGTGCTGGCGCTGCTCGACGAGGTGCTCGCCGATTTCGTCGAGGCGCGCGAGCGGGAAGGCGGCAAGCTCGTCACCGCCATCCTCGAACGCGTGGACGGCGTGGCGGCCATCGCCGCCGAGGTGCGCACGCTGATGCCGCAGATCCGCGAAGGCCAGCGCGCCAAGCTGCAGGCGCGCCTCGACGATCTGCCGCATCCGGTCGAGCCCGGGCGCATGGAGCAGGAGCTGGTGCTCTGGCTGCAGAAGCTCGATGTCGATGAAGAGCTCGATCGCCTCGACAGCCACGTGGTCGAGATCCGCCGGGTGCTGACCCAGCGCGAACCGGTGGGCCGCCGGCTGGATTTCCTGCTGCAGGAATTCAATCGCGAGGCCAACACGCTCGGGTCGAAATCGGTCGATCGGCGTACGTCGCAGGCAGCCATCGAGCTGAAGGTGCTGATCGACCAGATCCGCGAGCAGGTCCAGAACATCGAGTAG
- the gmk gene encoding guanylate kinase produces MRGTLFIVAAPSGAGKSSIVNACLSRDADIALSVSFTSRLARPGERHAEHYHFVGKDVFQQMIEAGEFFEYAKVHGDWKGTARQSVEPQLAAGKDVLLEIDWQGARQVREKVPEAVSIFILPPSRDALDQRMRKRGQDSEAVMAQRLAAAQEEMSHYDEFDYVVVNEDFDTAVSEMCAIFRASRLRRERQAERHAALIARLLQEPAGTDAA; encoded by the coding sequence ATGCGCGGCACGCTGTTCATCGTCGCCGCGCCGTCCGGCGCGGGAAAGTCGAGCATCGTCAATGCATGCCTGTCGCGCGATGCCGACATCGCGCTGTCGGTCTCGTTCACCTCGCGCCTCGCCCGCCCCGGTGAGCGCCACGCCGAGCACTACCACTTCGTCGGCAAGGACGTGTTCCAGCAGATGATCGAGGCTGGCGAGTTCTTCGAGTACGCCAAGGTGCACGGCGACTGGAAAGGCACGGCGCGCCAGTCGGTGGAACCGCAGCTCGCTGCCGGCAAGGACGTGCTGCTGGAAATCGACTGGCAGGGTGCGCGCCAGGTCCGCGAGAAGGTCCCCGAGGCGGTGAGCATCTTCATCCTGCCGCCCTCGCGCGATGCCCTCGACCAGCGCATGCGCAAGCGCGGCCAGGACAGCGAGGCGGTGATGGCGCAGCGCTTGGCTGCGGCGCAGGAAGAGATGTCGCACTACGACGAGTTCGACTATGTCGTGGTCAACGAGGATTTCGACACTGCGGTGTCCGAGATGTGCGCGATCTTCCGTGCCAGCCGGCTGCGTCGTGAACGTCAGGCCGAGCGCCATGCCGCTCTGATCGCGCGGCTGTTGCAGGAACCGGCCGGCACCGACGCCGCCTGA
- the rpoZ gene encoding DNA-directed RNA polymerase subunit omega, with protein sequence MARITVEDCLEVVDNRFELVMMAARRARQLANGVEPQLDNSENDDKPTVLALREIAARRIDQSFIEAVDKSERERKEREALEWAAAEVVADEDMAKGDDI encoded by the coding sequence ATGGCCCGCATCACCGTTGAGGATTGCCTGGAAGTTGTCGACAACCGTTTCGAGCTGGTCATGATGGCCGCCCGTCGCGCGCGCCAGCTGGCCAATGGCGTCGAGCCGCAGCTCGACAACAGCGAGAACGACGACAAGCCGACCGTGCTGGCGCTGCGCGAGATCGCCGCGCGCCGCATCGATCAGTCCTTCATCGAAGCGGTCGACAAGTCCGAGCGCGAGCGCAAGGAGCGCGAGGCCCTGGAATGGGCAGCGGCCGAAGTCGTCGCGGACGAGGACATGGCCAAGGGCGACGACATCTGA
- a CDS encoding RelA/SpoT family protein, which translates to MTPLAPAPVPESTHVSADDAIPEYMQVLERATLYLPEDQRQQLRRAWSVGAAAHAGQMRKSGEPYITHPVAVAVVLAEQKVDIETLVAAILHDTIEDTPLTREALASEFGETVAELVEGVTKLDKLNFGSRQEADAESLRKMMLAMARDLRVILIKLADRLHNMRTLGAQPGPARERIARETLDIYAPIAQRLGMNKIKAELQDLGFHALYPIRHAVLEKRIRNQPLVRREALASIEAQLAQRLTAAGLQYRLVGRIKSPWSIYNKMQSEGKTFTQVMDVFGYRIIVGTAADCYHALGVAHSVFKPLDGRFRDFIAIPKANGYQSLHTVLFGPYGAPIEVQIRTEEMDLIAERGIAAHWAYKHGGDGPNSAQSRAHSWIAGLLESQRQTGSSLEFLENVKVDLFPDEVYLFTPKGDIMSLPRNSTALDFAYAVHTDIGNRAVAARVDGKLVPLRTQLVSGQRIEIVTAKSSMPRPQWLEFVATGKARTAIRAQLKHLQHEDAVQLGHRMIDRALEELGTSLDRLPQERLDAYLVEARYPRLEELMADIALGNRMPAQVALALAQHEGGVPNERLARAGETIRIRGDERGVITFANCCTPIPGDSIMGYHTTGRGIVVHRMDCPNVAEFRKSPERWLNIDWDREVVGDYNVALRIEVENHPGVLAQVAAAIARVQSNIDGVEYLERDTTVAAIRFSIEVKNRKHLADVIRRIRRLPVVHGVQRM; encoded by the coding sequence ATGACGCCCCTCGCGCCCGCTCCCGTTCCAGAATCGACCCACGTGTCCGCCGACGACGCGATACCCGAGTACATGCAGGTACTCGAGCGGGCGACGCTTTACCTGCCTGAAGATCAGCGCCAGCAGCTGCGGCGCGCCTGGTCGGTGGGCGCGGCCGCCCATGCCGGCCAGATGCGCAAGTCCGGTGAGCCCTACATCACCCATCCGGTGGCGGTGGCGGTGGTGCTGGCCGAGCAGAAGGTCGACATCGAGACCCTGGTCGCGGCGATCCTGCACGACACGATCGAAGACACGCCGCTGACGCGCGAGGCGCTGGCGTCGGAGTTCGGGGAAACCGTCGCCGAACTGGTCGAAGGGGTCACCAAGCTCGACAAGCTCAACTTCGGCAGCCGCCAGGAGGCGGATGCGGAGAGTCTCCGCAAGATGATGCTGGCGATGGCGCGCGACCTGCGCGTGATCCTCATCAAGCTCGCCGACCGTCTGCACAACATGCGGACCCTTGGCGCGCAGCCGGGGCCGGCGCGTGAGCGTATCGCCCGCGAGACCCTCGACATCTACGCACCGATCGCCCAGCGCCTGGGCATGAACAAGATCAAGGCAGAGCTGCAGGATCTCGGCTTCCATGCGCTGTATCCGATCCGCCACGCGGTGCTGGAGAAACGCATCCGCAACCAGCCGCTGGTGCGGCGCGAGGCGCTGGCGAGCATCGAGGCGCAGCTCGCGCAGCGGCTCACCGCTGCCGGCCTGCAGTACCGGCTGGTCGGGCGGATCAAGTCGCCATGGAGCATCTACAACAAGATGCAGAGTGAAGGGAAAACCTTCACCCAGGTCATGGACGTGTTCGGCTACCGGATCATCGTCGGCACCGCCGCGGACTGCTATCACGCGCTCGGCGTCGCGCATTCGGTGTTCAAGCCGCTGGACGGCCGCTTCCGCGACTTCATCGCGATTCCCAAGGCCAACGGTTACCAGTCGCTGCACACCGTGCTCTTCGGTCCGTATGGCGCACCGATCGAAGTGCAGATCCGCACCGAGGAAATGGACCTCATCGCCGAGCGCGGCATCGCCGCGCACTGGGCCTACAAGCACGGCGGCGACGGCCCCAACAGCGCGCAGTCGCGCGCGCATTCGTGGATCGCGGGGCTGCTGGAGTCGCAGCGACAGACCGGTTCGTCGCTGGAGTTCCTGGAGAACGTCAAGGTCGACCTGTTCCCCGACGAGGTCTACCTGTTCACTCCCAAGGGCGACATCATGTCGCTGCCGCGCAACTCCACCGCGCTGGACTTCGCCTACGCGGTGCATACCGACATCGGCAACCGCGCGGTTGCTGCGCGCGTGGATGGAAAGCTGGTGCCGCTGCGCACGCAGCTGGTCAGCGGGCAGCGCATCGAGATTGTCACGGCGAAATCCTCGATGCCGCGGCCGCAGTGGCTCGAGTTCGTGGCCACCGGCAAGGCGCGCACCGCGATCCGCGCGCAGCTCAAGCACCTGCAGCATGAGGACGCCGTGCAGCTGGGGCATCGCATGATCGACCGTGCGCTGGAAGAGCTGGGTACCTCGCTCGACCGGCTGCCGCAGGAACGGCTGGACGCCTATCTCGTGGAAGCCCGCTATCCGCGTCTCGAAGAACTGATGGCCGACATCGCGCTGGGCAACCGCATGCCCGCGCAGGTGGCGCTGGCACTGGCGCAGCACGAAGGCGGTGTTCCCAACGAACGATTGGCGCGTGCGGGCGAGACCATCCGCATCCGCGGCGACGAGCGTGGCGTGATCACGTTCGCCAACTGCTGCACCCCGATCCCCGGCGACAGCATCATGGGCTACCACACCACCGGCCGCGGCATCGTCGTGCACCGGATGGACTGCCCGAACGTGGCCGAGTTCCGCAAGTCGCCCGAGCGCTGGCTCAATATCGACTGGGACCGGGAGGTCGTCGGTGACTACAACGTGGCGCTGCGGATCGAGGTGGAGAACCATCCCGGCGTGCTGGCACAGGTGGCCGCTGCCATTGCGCGCGTGCAGTCCAACATCGACGGCGTGGAATATCTCGAACGGGACACCACGGTGGCCGCAATCCGCTTCTCGATCGAGGTCAAGAACCGCAAGCATCTGGCCGACGTGATCCGCCGCATCCGCCGGTTGCCGGTCGTGCACGGCGTGCAACGCATGTGA
- a CDS encoding RidA family protein: MPRTPVSTPDAPAAIGPYSQAVRAGDTVYFSGQIPLDPVSGEIVAGDITVQARRAFDNLKAVAQAAGGSLDCIVRVGLYVTDLGEFAQVNAVMAEYFEAPFPARSTIEVPALPKGARFEVDAVMVLG; encoded by the coding sequence ATGCCCCGCACGCCCGTTTCCACGCCGGACGCGCCCGCCGCGATCGGCCCGTATTCGCAGGCCGTGCGCGCCGGCGACACCGTGTATTTCTCCGGCCAGATCCCGCTGGATCCGGTCAGCGGTGAGATCGTCGCCGGCGACATCACCGTGCAGGCGCGCCGGGCGTTCGACAACCTGAAGGCCGTGGCGCAGGCCGCGGGCGGCAGTCTGGACTGCATCGTCCGCGTCGGTCTGTACGTCACCGATCTGGGCGAGTTCGCCCAGGTCAATGCGGTGATGGCGGAGTACTTCGAGGCGCCGTTCCCCGCGCGTTCCACCATCGAGGTGCCTGCGCTGCCCAAGGGCGCGCGCTTCGAGGTCGACGCGGTGATGGTGCTCGGCTGA